A region of Nocardioides sp. JS614 DNA encodes the following proteins:
- a CDS encoding extracellular solute-binding protein codes for MKRTSPVSGSLAGITAPRPTRRGLLVGGGALGLSGLLVACGVGGGGGEKGGGGSGSGSIRALFMQQAGYSEDNIKEMTAAFMKANTDIKVTADFVSYEALHDKIVAAAPAGTYDVVLIDVIWPAEFGTKNIVADVTDRWPDEWKQQMLGGAVATPQYDGKFYGVPWILDTKYLFYNTAQLEKAKVDAGELDTWDGVLSAARALKQSGVQYPLIWSWQQAEALICDYTQLLGAFGGTFLDDAGQPAFNQGGGVAALEFMRQSIVDGLTNPASTQSLEEDVRRVFSSGQASIALNWTYMYGLANDPKESQIPGDVAVLQTPSGPVGRPGVNGSMALSLSATSENQDAGWKYIEYLTSQPVQDKYALSSLPVWSSSYDDPKVVDTNPAVVPQAKKQLGDMILRPQVASYNAMSQVLQAEIQKALLGDKEPQQALDDAASQAADLLES; via the coding sequence ATGAAGCGCACATCACCCGTCTCGGGCTCGCTCGCCGGGATCACCGCCCCCCGGCCGACGCGTCGTGGCCTGCTCGTGGGCGGAGGTGCGCTCGGCCTGTCCGGCCTGCTGGTCGCGTGCGGGGTCGGCGGTGGCGGCGGCGAGAAGGGCGGTGGTGGCAGCGGCAGCGGCAGCATCCGCGCCCTGTTCATGCAGCAGGCGGGCTACTCCGAGGACAACATCAAGGAGATGACGGCGGCCTTCATGAAGGCCAACACCGACATCAAGGTCACCGCCGACTTCGTCTCCTACGAGGCGCTGCACGACAAGATCGTGGCGGCCGCGCCGGCGGGCACCTATGACGTCGTGCTGATCGACGTGATCTGGCCGGCCGAGTTCGGCACCAAGAACATCGTCGCCGACGTCACCGACCGGTGGCCCGACGAGTGGAAGCAGCAGATGCTCGGCGGCGCGGTCGCGACGCCGCAGTACGACGGCAAGTTCTACGGGGTCCCGTGGATCCTGGACACCAAGTATCTCTTCTACAACACCGCCCAGCTCGAGAAGGCGAAGGTCGACGCCGGCGAGCTCGACACCTGGGACGGCGTCCTCAGCGCGGCCCGCGCGCTCAAGCAGAGCGGTGTCCAGTACCCGCTGATCTGGTCCTGGCAGCAGGCGGAGGCCTTGATCTGCGACTACACCCAGCTCCTCGGTGCCTTCGGCGGAACCTTCCTCGACGACGCGGGCCAGCCCGCGTTCAACCAGGGAGGCGGCGTCGCTGCGCTGGAGTTCATGCGGCAGAGCATCGTCGACGGGCTCACCAACCCCGCCTCGACGCAGTCGCTCGAGGAGGACGTGCGGCGCGTGTTCTCCTCCGGTCAGGCCAGCATCGCCCTGAACTGGACCTACATGTACGGCCTCGCCAACGACCCCAAGGAGAGCCAGATCCCCGGCGACGTCGCGGTGCTGCAGACCCCGAGCGGCCCGGTCGGCCGCCCCGGCGTGAACGGCAGCATGGCGCTCTCCCTCTCCGCGACCAGTGAGAACCAGGATGCCGGCTGGAAGTACATCGAGTACCTCACCAGCCAGCCGGTCCAGGACAAGTACGCCCTCAGCTCGCTGCCCGTGTGGTCGTCGTCGTACGACGACCCCAAGGTCGTCGACACGAACCCCGCCGTCGTGCCGCAGGCCAAGAAGCAGCTCGGCGACATGATCCTGCGGCCCCAGGTCGCCAGCTACAACGCGATGTCCCAGGTGCTCCAGGCCGAGATCCAGAAGGCCCTGCTCGGTGACAAGGAGCCGCAGCAGGCGCTGGACGACGCAGCCTCCCAGGCGGCCGACCTGCTGGAGTCCTGA
- a CDS encoding carbohydrate ABC transporter permease: MSSTLRAGRRLRVRGGQHEGRFALLLLLPAAVVVFGVVLWPVVRTLVVSLYDVDSAMPGSYPFVGLDNYVRVFQDDRFYSVLGHTMYFTLVSTFLELALGIAVALLLNAPLKARWLWRSIVVLPWALPTIVNGALWRWIYNGQYGALNGLLDTLGISETPTQWLGEPFLALNMVIIADVWKNTSIVVFFILAGLQTIPSDLYEAARVDGAGPWRAFWRLTIPMLAPSIAVVLILRTIEAFKVFDIIYVMTGGGPASGTQTIAFYTYLQAFSNQLFGYGAALAYLIVLAVFALAMAYLRILRQNELAGVE, encoded by the coding sequence GTGTCCTCGACCCTGCGAGCGGGTAGGCGCCTCCGGGTCCGCGGCGGTCAGCACGAGGGGCGCTTCGCGCTGCTCCTGCTGCTGCCTGCGGCCGTGGTGGTGTTCGGTGTCGTGCTGTGGCCGGTCGTGCGGACCCTGGTGGTCTCGCTCTACGACGTCGACAGCGCGATGCCGGGCTCCTACCCGTTCGTGGGGCTCGACAACTACGTCCGGGTCTTCCAGGACGACCGGTTCTACAGCGTCCTCGGGCACACGATGTACTTCACTCTGGTCTCGACGTTCCTCGAGCTGGCGCTCGGCATCGCGGTCGCCCTGCTGCTCAATGCGCCGCTCAAGGCGCGCTGGCTGTGGCGCAGCATCGTCGTGCTGCCGTGGGCGCTGCCGACCATCGTCAACGGCGCGCTGTGGCGCTGGATCTACAACGGCCAGTACGGCGCGCTCAACGGCCTGCTCGACACGCTCGGGATCTCCGAGACGCCGACCCAGTGGCTCGGCGAGCCGTTCCTCGCGCTCAACATGGTGATCATCGCCGACGTCTGGAAGAACACCTCGATCGTCGTCTTCTTCATCCTGGCCGGACTGCAGACGATCCCCAGCGATCTCTACGAGGCCGCCCGCGTGGACGGCGCCGGCCCCTGGCGCGCCTTCTGGCGGCTGACCATCCCGATGCTGGCGCCCTCGATCGCCGTCGTGCTGATCCTGCGCACCATCGAGGCGTTCAAGGTCTTCGACATCATCTACGTGATGACCGGCGGCGGGCCGGCCAGCGGGACGCAGACGATCGCGTTCTACACCTACCTCCAGGCCTTCTCCAACCAGCTGTTCGGGTACGGCGCCGCGCTGGCGTACCTGATCGTGCTGGCCGTCTTCGCGTTGGCCATGGCGTACCTGCGGATCCTCCGTCAGAACGAGCTGGCAGGTGTCGAATGA
- a CDS encoding SIS domain-containing protein has translation MRFPDGIDAQPEVLRTSAAAVREALQRIPPIAEDAVVALVGIGASEHVARSAAPTWRALGIRAFALSATELLDADRPVADVVVAMSESGRSTETVTALERTTGRRIAITNFPDSPLGALVDEVIALDSGPDSPVYTTGYTATIQAIGLLGEHWAGARADWSALPDLAAQVIASARPAVEAVAERFDRARIIDVVGSGASITTVGEGALLLREAARALTAAHETHNYLHGPMEPLDPSVCCVVVGAGREVRLAREVSALGCTTLLVTTDDIDADENLVPIRLPEPPSPLARTVLEILPLQLLGWSLASRRGLRADGFRYEQDDIKLGSR, from the coding sequence ATGCGATTCCCCGATGGCATCGACGCGCAACCGGAGGTGCTGCGGACCAGCGCCGCAGCCGTCCGCGAGGCGCTGCAGCGGATCCCCCCGATCGCCGAGGACGCCGTCGTGGCGCTGGTCGGCATCGGCGCCAGCGAGCACGTGGCGCGAAGCGCGGCGCCGACCTGGCGGGCCCTGGGCATCCGGGCCTTCGCCCTCTCGGCCACCGAGCTGCTCGACGCCGACCGCCCGGTCGCGGACGTCGTCGTCGCGATGAGCGAGTCCGGGCGCAGCACCGAGACGGTGACCGCGCTCGAGCGCACCACCGGGCGACGCATCGCGATCACGAACTTCCCCGACTCGCCGCTGGGCGCCTTGGTGGACGAGGTCATCGCGCTGGACAGCGGACCGGACAGCCCCGTCTACACGACCGGGTACACCGCGACCATCCAGGCGATCGGGCTGCTCGGCGAGCACTGGGCGGGGGCCCGTGCCGACTGGTCCGCCCTGCCGGACCTGGCCGCGCAGGTGATCGCCTCCGCACGGCCCGCAGTGGAGGCGGTCGCCGAGCGGTTCGACCGGGCCCGGATCATCGACGTCGTCGGGTCGGGCGCCTCGATCACGACGGTCGGTGAGGGCGCGCTCCTGCTGCGGGAGGCCGCTCGGGCCCTGACGGCCGCCCACGAGACCCACAACTACCTGCACGGCCCGATGGAGCCCCTCGACCCGAGCGTGTGCTGCGTCGTGGTCGGAGCGGGGCGCGAGGTCCGGCTCGCCCGCGAGGTGAGCGCCCTCGGCTGCACAACTCTCCTGGTCACGACCGACGACATCGACGCGGACGAGAACCTGGTCCCGATCCGGCTCCCGGAGCCGCCCTCGCCGCTCGCCCGCACCGTGCTGGAGATCCTGCCGCTGCAGCTCCTCGGGTGGAGCCTGGCGAGCCGCCGCGGACTGCGGGCCGACGGCTTCCGGTACGAGCAGGACGACATCAAGCTGGGTAGTCGATGA
- a CDS encoding pyridoxamine 5'-phosphate oxidase family protein, with product MTSWRPGWDAFPEDLLGFWTERHLCTLTTLREDGRPHVVPVGVTVDPDERCAWVITSGTSRKAQNIRRTPTLAVCQVDGRRWSTIEGRGEVLEDEAAVRRAMERYATRYRPPRPNPLRVAVRIEVDRFLGNA from the coding sequence GTGACGTCGTGGCGACCGGGATGGGATGCGTTCCCCGAGGACCTGCTGGGCTTCTGGACCGAGCGGCACCTGTGCACGCTGACCACGTTGCGCGAGGACGGCCGGCCGCACGTCGTACCGGTGGGGGTGACCGTCGACCCCGACGAGCGCTGCGCCTGGGTGATCACGTCCGGCACGTCGCGCAAGGCGCAGAACATCCGCCGCACCCCGACCCTGGCGGTCTGCCAGGTCGACGGCAGGCGGTGGTCCACGATCGAGGGACGGGGCGAGGTGCTCGAGGACGAGGCGGCGGTACGCCGGGCGATGGAGCGCTACGCGACCCGCTACCGGCCGCCCCGGCCGAACCCGCTGCGGGTCGCCGTCCGGATCGAGGTGGACCGCTTCCTCGGCAACGCGTGA
- a CDS encoding DUF981 family protein, whose translation MSAVVVYNELVAITAGAGLLGFAAFLTDLIRNKRIASEAWAAFFGITGGLLLVTGLHTTLTWPFGDGGFEYANIAFGQPAAGFGALLLLAAVYLWRHRVLFDGEVGTANATALAALKPAGIFVGALGLGMAVLAIAFVRFQLGAAPAVEPISGRFGDWPILEALFLGGLWGIVALGALLFAIALWTDRPQLLRWAVWAWVIGGVVFLLFGAMNFYTHIGMYYNISHGTMHKW comes from the coding sequence GTGAGTGCAGTGGTCGTCTACAACGAGCTGGTCGCCATCACCGCAGGCGCAGGGCTTCTCGGATTCGCAGCGTTCCTGACCGACCTGATCCGCAACAAGCGGATCGCGAGCGAGGCCTGGGCCGCATTCTTCGGCATCACCGGTGGACTGCTTCTCGTCACCGGTCTCCACACCACGCTGACCTGGCCGTTCGGCGACGGCGGGTTCGAGTACGCCAACATCGCGTTCGGTCAGCCGGCCGCGGGCTTCGGCGCGCTGCTCCTGCTCGCCGCGGTGTACCTGTGGCGGCACCGGGTCCTCTTCGACGGCGAGGTCGGTACGGCGAACGCCACGGCTCTCGCGGCCCTCAAGCCGGCCGGCATCTTCGTGGGTGCGCTCGGCCTCGGCATGGCCGTGCTGGCCATCGCGTTCGTCCGCTTCCAGCTGGGTGCCGCTCCGGCGGTGGAGCCGATCAGCGGCCGGTTCGGCGACTGGCCGATCCTCGAGGCGCTGTTCCTCGGCGGGCTCTGGGGCATCGTGGCCCTCGGTGCGCTGCTCTTCGCGATCGCGCTGTGGACCGACCGCCCACAGCTACTGCGCTGGGCCGTCTGGGCCTGGGTGATCGGCGGCGTGGTGTTCCTGCTCTTCGGCGCGATGAACTTCTACACGCACATCGGCATGTACTACAACATCTCCCACGGCACGATGCACAAGTGGTGA
- a CDS encoding carbohydrate ABC transporter permease — MRPSRAYLIWIHVAAVVMALVVLAPFAWLLISSISPSSELLSPHPHWWPDHPTLERYRAIFSSGSGGGDVAANFRAAMINSFVVASATTAVSLVVGVLGGYAFARLRFRFRRTSLFAFLAIYMLPPIALVIPLYLALANLGLLDTKIGLVITYGSIVTPFCLWTMSNYFLSLPAGLEEAARVDGASRMGALWWVILPLARPGILTTGMFGFLLAWDEFLYALIFTSSTDAKTIPVAIAEFTGKHSSDFGLIAAGGVLATIPPVILALVFQRYIVGGLTSGAVKG, encoded by the coding sequence ATGAGACCGAGCCGGGCCTACCTCATCTGGATCCACGTGGCCGCCGTGGTCATGGCGCTGGTCGTCCTCGCCCCCTTCGCCTGGCTGCTGATCTCCAGCATCTCGCCGTCCTCCGAGCTGCTCTCGCCGCACCCGCACTGGTGGCCCGACCACCCGACGCTCGAGCGGTACCGCGCGATCTTCTCCTCCGGCAGCGGCGGCGGGGACGTGGCCGCCAACTTCCGCGCCGCGATGATCAATAGCTTCGTGGTCGCGTCCGCCACCACCGCGGTCTCGCTGGTCGTCGGCGTCCTCGGGGGCTATGCCTTCGCCCGCCTGCGGTTCCGGTTCCGGCGGACCTCGCTGTTCGCGTTCCTGGCGATCTACATGCTCCCCCCGATCGCCCTGGTGATCCCGCTGTACCTGGCGCTGGCCAACCTCGGGCTGCTGGACACGAAGATCGGCCTCGTCATCACCTACGGCTCGATCGTCACCCCGTTCTGCCTGTGGACGATGAGCAACTACTTCCTGAGCCTGCCCGCCGGCCTCGAGGAGGCCGCCCGCGTCGACGGGGCCAGCCGGATGGGGGCGCTCTGGTGGGTGATCCTCCCGCTCGCGCGGCCGGGGATCCTGACCACCGGCATGTTCGGGTTCCTGCTGGCCTGGGACGAGTTCCTCTACGCCCTGATCTTCACCTCGAGCACGGACGCGAAGACCATCCCGGTCGCCATCGCCGAGTTCACCGGCAAGCACTCCTCCGACTTCGGGCTGATCGCCGCCGGAGGAGTGCTGGCCACCATCCCGCCCGTCATCCTCGCGCTGGTCTTCCAGCGCTACATCGTCGGAGGCCTCACCTCCGGAGCAGTGAAAGGCTGA
- a CDS encoding Fur family transcriptional regulator, translated as MATTTDRTRDFPELLRGAALRVTRPRLAVLGAVHALPHADTESIIGAVREGLPGVSHQAVYDSLHALTAAGLVRRIQPAGSVARYEARVGDNHHHVVCRACGIVADVDCAVGGAPCLTASDDHGFRIDEAEVVYWGICPACSTTRS; from the coding sequence ATGGCGACGACCACGGACCGCACCCGGGACTTCCCGGAGCTGCTGCGCGGTGCGGCGCTGCGGGTGACCCGCCCGCGGCTCGCCGTGCTGGGCGCCGTGCACGCGCTGCCGCACGCCGACACCGAGTCGATCATCGGTGCCGTCCGCGAGGGCCTCCCCGGCGTCTCGCACCAGGCCGTCTACGACTCGCTGCACGCCCTGACCGCCGCCGGCCTGGTACGGCGCATCCAGCCCGCCGGCTCGGTCGCGCGCTACGAGGCGCGCGTCGGCGACAACCACCACCACGTGGTGTGCCGCGCGTGCGGGATCGTCGCCGACGTCGACTGCGCCGTCGGCGGCGCGCCCTGCCTGACCGCTTCGGACGACCACGGCTTCCGCATCGACGAGGCCGAGGTCGTCTACTGGGGCATCTGCCCCGCCTGCTCGACCACCCGATCGTGA
- the mgrA gene encoding L-glyceraldehyde 3-phosphate reductase has translation MTYAAAPDRYESDATGMRYRFTGRSGLQLPLISLGLWQNFGDDRSEDNQRAILRRAFDRGVTHFDLANNYGPPYGRAEENFGRYLRDDFAPYRDELVISTKAGYDMWPGPYGQGGGSRKYVLASLDQSLRRMGLDYVDIFYSHRFDPDTPVEETMAALDQAVRQGKALYAGISSYSAEKTNEAASIARELGTPLLIHQPSYSMLNRWIEQDLLDELEQQGMGCIVFSPLAQGLLTDRYLGGVPQDSRAARQNSSLPGDHLDDATLGHVRRLDEIARARGQKLAQLALQWSVRDPRVTSALIGASSVEQLDTNLDALTFPDLTADELTAIDENAVEAGINLWAHSSED, from the coding sequence ATGACCTACGCCGCCGCTCCCGACCGCTACGAGTCCGACGCCACCGGGATGCGCTACCGCTTCACGGGTCGCAGCGGGCTGCAGCTGCCACTGATCTCCCTGGGGCTGTGGCAGAACTTCGGTGACGACCGGTCCGAGGACAACCAGCGTGCGATCCTGCGCCGCGCGTTCGACCGCGGCGTGACCCACTTCGACCTGGCGAACAACTACGGCCCGCCGTACGGCCGGGCGGAGGAGAACTTCGGCCGCTACCTCCGCGACGACTTCGCGCCCTATCGCGACGAGCTCGTGATCTCCACGAAGGCCGGCTACGACATGTGGCCCGGGCCCTACGGGCAGGGTGGCGGCTCGCGGAAGTACGTCCTCGCCTCGCTCGACCAGTCGCTGCGCCGGATGGGGCTGGACTACGTCGACATCTTCTACAGCCACCGGTTCGACCCCGACACCCCCGTCGAGGAGACGATGGCGGCGCTCGACCAGGCGGTGCGGCAGGGCAAGGCGCTGTACGCCGGCATCTCGTCGTACTCCGCCGAGAAGACCAACGAGGCCGCCTCGATCGCCCGCGAGCTCGGCACCCCGCTGCTGATCCACCAGCCGTCGTACTCGATGCTCAACCGGTGGATCGAGCAGGACCTGCTCGACGAGCTCGAGCAGCAGGGGATGGGCTGCATCGTCTTCTCGCCGCTCGCCCAGGGCCTGCTGACCGATCGCTACCTCGGCGGCGTCCCGCAGGACTCTCGTGCTGCACGCCAGAACTCCTCGCTGCCGGGCGACCACCTCGACGACGCCACCCTCGGGCACGTCCGCCGGCTCGACGAGATCGCGCGGGCTCGTGGCCAGAAGCTCGCCCAGCTCGCGCTGCAGTGGTCGGTGCGTGACCCGCGGGTCACCTCCGCTCTGATCGGGGCCAGCTCGGTCGAGCAGCTGGACACCAACCTCGACGCGCTGACCTTCCCGGACCTGACGGCCGACGAGCTCACGGCCATCGACGAGAACGCCGTCGAGGCGGGGATCAACCTGTGGGCACACTCGTCCGAGGACTGA
- a CDS encoding DUF3263 domain-containing protein — protein sequence MPADSPELTDLTDLDRQILEFERDWVAHVGAKDAVLRERFDLTPTRYHQLLNRLIDLPAAEVHAPRLVRRLRRLRAARHEQRSARRTRQP from the coding sequence ATGCCCGCCGACAGCCCCGAGCTCACCGACCTCACCGACCTCGACCGGCAGATCCTCGAGTTCGAGCGCGACTGGGTCGCCCACGTCGGCGCGAAGGACGCCGTGCTGCGCGAGCGCTTCGACCTCACACCGACCCGCTACCACCAGCTGCTGAACCGCCTGATCGACCTGCCCGCCGCCGAGGTCCACGCCCCCCGACTGGTCCGGCGCCTGCGCCGGCTGCGCGCCGCGCGACACGAGCAGCGCAGCGCGCGGCGGACGCGTCAGCCCTAG
- the katG gene encoding catalase/peroxidase HPI, giving the protein MTDSQDNRTPESPQGVDRKAEGGCPVLHDGVTAQGSESENPAIDSPTPRTGGRPNSLKDWWPNHLDLSVLHAHSSKSSPLDPGFRYSEEFEKLDIEALRRDIVEVLHTSQDWWPADFGHYGGLFVRMAWHAAGTYRIHDGRGGAGQGAQRFAPLNSWPDNANLDKARRLLWPVKQKHGQKISWADLIVFAGNVALEDMGFTTFGFGFGREDIWEPEEIYWGPEDTWLGDERYSGDRELSNPLGAVQMGLIYVNPEGPNGNPDPLASARDIRETFARMAMNDEETVALIAGGHTFGKTHGAGDADLVGPEPEAAPLEAQGLGWHSSFGSGKGEDTITSGIEVTWTYHPTRWDNEFFHILYAYEWELMKSAAGANQWRPKNGAGADMVPDAHDPSKRREPRMLTSDLALRFDPEYAKISSRFKDHPEEFALAFAKAWYKLLHRDLGPIARYLGPLVGETQIWQDPVPAVDHELVSDDDVAALKAKVLDSGLSVAELVSTAWASAASFRSTDKRGGANGARIRLEPQRSWAVNQPEQLAGVLDRLEGIQREFNEAGGAKISLADLIVLAGSAAVEKAAKDGGVDVTVPFRAGRTDASQEQTDVDSFAVLEPRADGFRNYLLENEKAQPEVLLVERAYLLGLTAPEMTVLVGGLRALGNNVGGSGHGVLTDRPGVLTNDFFANLLAPGAQWKASESEANVYEIRDLASGELRWTATAVDLIFGSNSQLRSLAEVYASADAREKFVRDFVAAWVKVMDADRFDLA; this is encoded by the coding sequence ATGACCGACAGCCAGGACAACCGCACCCCCGAGAGCCCGCAGGGCGTCGACCGGAAGGCGGAGGGTGGGTGCCCCGTCCTCCACGACGGGGTGACCGCCCAGGGCAGCGAGAGCGAGAACCCGGCGATCGACTCACCGACGCCCAGGACCGGCGGCCGCCCGAACTCGCTCAAGGACTGGTGGCCCAACCACCTCGACCTCTCGGTCCTGCACGCGCACTCCTCGAAGAGCAGCCCGCTCGACCCCGGCTTCCGCTACTCCGAGGAGTTCGAGAAGCTCGACATCGAGGCGCTCCGGCGCGACATCGTCGAGGTGCTGCACACCTCGCAGGACTGGTGGCCGGCCGACTTCGGCCACTACGGCGGCCTGTTCGTCCGGATGGCCTGGCACGCGGCCGGTACCTACCGGATCCACGACGGTCGAGGTGGCGCCGGGCAGGGCGCCCAGCGGTTCGCCCCGCTCAACAGCTGGCCGGACAACGCGAACCTGGACAAGGCGCGGCGGCTGCTCTGGCCGGTCAAGCAGAAGCACGGCCAGAAGATCTCGTGGGCCGACCTGATCGTGTTCGCCGGCAACGTCGCCCTCGAGGACATGGGCTTCACGACCTTCGGCTTCGGCTTCGGTCGGGAGGACATCTGGGAGCCCGAGGAGATCTACTGGGGCCCGGAGGACACCTGGCTCGGCGACGAGCGCTACAGCGGCGACCGGGAGCTGTCCAACCCGCTGGGCGCGGTCCAGATGGGGCTGATCTACGTCAACCCGGAGGGCCCGAACGGCAACCCGGACCCGCTGGCCTCGGCCCGCGACATCCGCGAGACCTTCGCGCGGATGGCGATGAACGACGAGGAGACCGTCGCGCTGATCGCCGGCGGTCACACCTTCGGCAAGACCCACGGCGCCGGTGACGCCGACCTGGTCGGCCCCGAGCCGGAGGCCGCACCGCTCGAGGCGCAGGGCCTGGGCTGGCACAGCTCGTTCGGCTCCGGCAAGGGCGAGGACACGATCACCTCGGGCATCGAGGTGACCTGGACCTACCACCCGACCCGCTGGGACAACGAGTTCTTCCACATCCTGTACGCCTACGAGTGGGAGCTGATGAAGTCCGCGGCCGGCGCCAACCAGTGGCGGCCGAAGAACGGCGCGGGCGCGGACATGGTGCCCGACGCGCACGACCCGTCGAAGCGGCGCGAGCCGCGGATGCTGACCTCCGACCTGGCGCTGCGCTTCGACCCGGAGTACGCCAAGATCTCGAGCCGGTTCAAGGACCACCCCGAGGAGTTCGCGCTGGCCTTCGCGAAGGCCTGGTACAAGCTGCTGCACCGTGACCTCGGGCCGATCGCCCGCTACCTCGGTCCGCTCGTGGGCGAGACCCAGATCTGGCAGGACCCGGTCCCGGCCGTCGACCACGAGCTCGTCAGCGACGACGACGTCGCGGCGCTCAAGGCGAAGGTCCTCGACTCGGGCCTCTCGGTCGCCGAGCTGGTGTCCACCGCGTGGGCCTCGGCCGCGAGCTTCCGCTCCACCGACAAGCGCGGCGGCGCGAACGGCGCACGGATCCGGCTGGAGCCGCAGCGCAGCTGGGCGGTCAACCAGCCCGAGCAGCTGGCCGGCGTGCTCGATCGGCTCGAGGGCATCCAGCGCGAGTTCAACGAGGCCGGGGGCGCGAAGATCTCGCTGGCCGACCTGATCGTGCTCGCCGGGTCCGCGGCGGTGGAGAAGGCTGCCAAGGACGGTGGGGTCGACGTGACCGTGCCGTTCCGCGCGGGCCGCACCGACGCCAGCCAGGAGCAGACCGACGTCGACTCGTTCGCGGTGCTCGAGCCGCGGGCCGACGGCTTCCGCAACTACCTGCTGGAGAACGAGAAGGCCCAACCGGAGGTCCTGCTGGTCGAGCGCGCCTACCTGCTCGGCCTCACCGCCCCCGAGATGACCGTCCTGGTCGGGGGACTGCGCGCCCTCGGCAACAACGTCGGCGGCAGCGGGCACGGCGTGCTGACCGACCGCCCCGGCGTGCTGACCAACGACTTCTTCGCCAACCTGCTGGCGCCCGGCGCGCAGTGGAAGGCGTCGGAGTCAGAGGCCAACGTCTACGAGATCCGCGACCTCGCCAGCGGGGAGCTGCGCTGGACCGCGACCGCGGTCGACCTGATCTTCGGATCGAACTCCCAGCTGCGCTCGCTGGCCGAGGTCTACGCCAGCGCGGACGCCCGGGAGAAGTTCGTGCGCGACTTCGTCGCGGCCTGGGTCAAGGTCATGGACGCCGACCGCTTCGACCTGGCCTGA
- a CDS encoding carbohydrate kinase family protein: MTRSVHVLGNVQLDVIATPVTRLPDPGGDDVIDHISVRPAGAAGNVSLALAGLEVAHRLFGAVGDDQAGRWVAAELRRAGLGDDLQVVAGQETGISIALEAPGRERAFLTAHGVLRTYTQADVPAEATAADLVMLTGYFSLPGLRGAGTLEILRRARAHGARTLFDTGWDPDDWRGDAGREVLAILPSVDIFLPNEPEAQALTGEADPEAAADTLQRACGGWVVVKLAERGLVARGPDGARLRLAAPPVVAKDTTGAGDSLAAGMLAELVEHDDMAQALATGVRVASTVIGRDSLARYPSRAELLGVEETVPPLS; encoded by the coding sequence ATGACCCGATCGGTCCATGTCCTGGGCAACGTCCAGCTCGACGTGATCGCCACCCCGGTCACGCGGCTGCCGGACCCCGGGGGAGACGACGTCATCGACCACATCTCCGTCCGCCCGGCCGGAGCCGCGGGCAACGTCTCGCTGGCCCTCGCGGGCCTCGAGGTGGCGCACCGGCTGTTCGGGGCGGTCGGCGACGACCAGGCCGGACGCTGGGTGGCGGCCGAGCTGCGCCGGGCCGGCCTCGGGGACGACCTCCAGGTGGTCGCCGGCCAGGAGACCGGCATCTCGATCGCGCTCGAGGCCCCCGGCCGGGAGCGAGCGTTCCTGACCGCCCACGGTGTGCTGAGGACGTACACGCAGGCCGACGTGCCCGCCGAGGCGACCGCGGCCGACCTCGTGATGCTCACCGGCTACTTCTCGCTCCCGGGGCTCCGCGGGGCCGGGACCCTCGAGATCCTGCGGCGGGCGCGGGCGCACGGCGCCCGCACCCTGTTCGACACCGGATGGGACCCCGACGACTGGCGGGGCGACGCCGGCCGGGAGGTGCTCGCGATCCTGCCGTCGGTCGACATCTTCTTGCCGAACGAGCCGGAGGCCCAAGCGCTCACCGGCGAGGCCGACCCGGAGGCTGCCGCGGACACGCTGCAGCGCGCCTGCGGCGGCTGGGTCGTCGTCAAGCTCGCCGAGCGCGGTCTGGTCGCCCGAGGCCCGGACGGTGCGCGGCTGCGGCTCGCGGCGCCGCCCGTGGTCGCGAAGGACACGACCGGCGCCGGCGACAGCCTCGCTGCGGGGATGCTGGCGGAGCTGGTCGAGCACGACGACATGGCGCAGGCCCTGGCGACCGGCGTACGCGTCGCGTCGACGGTGATCGGCCGGGACTCGCTCGCGAGGTACCCCTCCCGTGCGGAGCTGCTCGGTGTCGAGGAGACCGTGCCACCCCTTTCTTGA
- a CDS encoding Clp protease N-terminal domain-containing protein: MGDTAPEDLLRALLDDATVGAVLSAAGSSAADLRVAVERRWLARLDREVDDELLRGRRVDVGALLRALNEGAPALGRLPADARAVLGRAVHESASLHASCIGAEHLLIALVAGADPVVAPAAAELGLRAATVRGVVARRGPRVG; this comes from the coding sequence ATGGGGGACACGGCTCCCGAGGACCTGCTGCGCGCCCTGCTCGACGACGCGACGGTCGGTGCCGTGCTGTCGGCGGCCGGCTCGTCCGCAGCGGATCTGCGGGTGGCCGTCGAGCGCCGGTGGCTGGCCCGCCTCGACCGGGAGGTCGACGACGAGCTGCTGCGCGGTCGCCGGGTCGACGTCGGGGCGCTGCTGCGGGCCCTCAACGAGGGTGCGCCGGCCCTGGGCCGGCTCCCCGCGGACGCCCGGGCCGTGCTGGGCCGGGCGGTACACGAGTCCGCGAGCCTGCACGCCTCGTGCATCGGCGCCGAGCACCTGCTGATCGCCCTGGTGGCCGGCGCGGACCCGGTCGTCGCGCCCGCTGCCGCCGAGCTGGGGCTGCGCGCCGCCACCGTCCGCGGGGTCGTCGCCCGGCGCGGTCCGCGGGTGGGCTGA